A single Streptococcus thermophilus DNA region contains:
- a CDS encoding recombinase family protein, giving the protein MAKIGYARISASDQNMARQLEQMKGVDKLFQEAMSGASKDRPQLKAMLNYIREEDRVVVTELERLGRNNKELTEVMNEIQTKGATLEVLNLPTLRGIEDDNLRRLLNNLILELYKYQAQAERERIKERQAQGIAIAKTQGKYKGRKALFSDDDSRLQHAFELYQKGYTDKDVASLTGINERTFRRYREKYDIKR; this is encoded by the coding sequence ATGGCTAAAATCGGCTATGCTAGAATCAGCGCTTCAGACCAAAACATGGCTAGGCAACTGGAACAAATGAAGGGGGTTGATAAACTGTTTCAGGAAGCTATGAGCGGAGCAAGTAAAGACCGCCCTCAGCTGAAGGCGATGCTTAATTATATCCGAGAAGAGGACAGAGTCGTTGTGACTGAGTTGGAACGATTGGGAAGAAATAACAAGGAACTGACCGAGGTCATGAATGAGATTCAGACCAAAGGGGCAACTTTGGAAGTTCTGAATCTTCCTACACTTCGTGGGATTGAAGATGATAACCTCAGACGGCTTTTGAACAATCTGATTTTGGAGCTATACAAATATCAGGCGCAGGCTGAAAGGGAACGTATCAAGGAACGTCAAGCACAGGGAATCGCCATCGCAAAGACACAAGGCAAGTACAAGGGACGTAAAGCCCTTTTTTCAGACGATGATAGCAGACTGCAGCATGCTTTTGAACTGTATCAAAAAGGCTATACAGATAAGGATGTGGCGAGTTTGACAGGCATCAATGAGAGGACGTTCAGACGGTATCGTGAAAAATATGATATAAAAAGATAG
- a CDS encoding plasmid mobilization protein, translating into MTEEKRYREIQRKLRVTSRENDLIKERMALHGFKNFNTYARYMLLTGEVVTVDYSELIKLRTEINKIGTNINQLAKYVNTNEEFSFENFQSLQSSLTEVKRLMDDNFDKEVAMIEKLMRDRRE; encoded by the coding sequence ATGACTGAAGAAAAACGTTATCGAGAAATTCAACGAAAACTGAGAGTGACATCAAGGGAAAATGACCTGATAAAAGAGAGGATGGCGCTACATGGTTTTAAAAACTTTAACACCTATGCCCGTTATATGCTTTTGACTGGTGAGGTGGTGACGGTTGATTATTCTGAGTTGATAAAATTGAGAACCGAGATAAATAAAATTGGTACAAATATCAACCAACTTGCAAAATATGTCAACACAAATGAAGAGTTTAGTTTCGAAAATTTCCAAAGTTTGCAATCCTCGCTTACAGAAGTTAAGCGGTTGATGGATGACAATTTTGATAAAGAAGTTGCCATGATTGAAAAATTGATGAGAGACAGAAGGGAGTAA
- a CDS encoding DNA topoisomerase, with protein MKYLVLAEKPDQAKKYAHALGQAKNEKGAWKVTTNLIDGQVTVVSAVGHLVEIKNPYQNYENWDLANLPAFPETFEYEVKADKKKQFNLIKREVNQADCIIIGTDADREGESIAYLILSLIPNALKKVKYRLWVNSLTDSGIVKAFKSLRPAEETRQYAEEAEARAKSDWLVGFNFSPWTSLKLQELGYLGEKEKKFSVGRVQTPIVSLIVENDLAIDSFEPKPFWKVELIDDIGTIFKNNTKFETLESAQEALKVLGGYSVVQSIQSENKAVSAPNLYHLTSLQSEMSKKYHFDSAYTLEIAQKLYQKGVTSYPRTDHKLITPNEFEYLVKHLDDYKAILGIEADLPNVKPRKKYVQDKQMEHYAIIPTENMSDVSSLEGDEKIIYTEILKRTLLMFASDYRYQATQVTLDNNGNTFSAKGNVMTNEGWTELAEKENKDSVLPIYQEGARIATEAQIKEDKTKPPARLTESSLLDDVLPKYNLGTPATRAGIIKTIIDRDYITRDKKTGQLFPTDRGKMLVLFLDNLEVMYTNPETTGKWETALQLVGQGQKSKDWFIEQTKKAIRAQLEKGAG; from the coding sequence ATGAAATACCTGGTACTGGCTGAAAAGCCTGACCAAGCCAAGAAATATGCTCATGCCCTGGGACAAGCTAAGAATGAAAAAGGGGCTTGGAAAGTCACAACAAACTTGATAGACGGTCAAGTGACGGTGGTTTCAGCCGTTGGTCACTTGGTCGAGATAAAGAATCCTTATCAGAACTACGAAAATTGGGACTTGGCAAACTTGCCCGCTTTTCCTGAGACCTTCGAGTATGAGGTTAAGGCGGATAAGAAAAAGCAATTTAACCTGATAAAACGTGAGGTCAATCAAGCAGATTGCATCATCATAGGGACAGATGCAGACCGTGAGGGTGAGTCTATCGCTTATTTGATTTTGAGTCTGATTCCAAATGCTCTGAAGAAGGTCAAATATAGGTTATGGGTCAACTCTCTGACGGATTCAGGAATTGTCAAAGCCTTCAAAAGCCTGAGACCTGCTGAAGAAACCCGACAATATGCTGAAGAAGCTGAAGCACGTGCCAAATCAGATTGGTTGGTTGGCTTTAATTTTAGCCCTTGGACATCATTGAAGCTCCAGGAGTTAGGTTATTTAGGGGAGAAGGAGAAGAAGTTTTCAGTTGGTCGAGTACAGACACCGATTGTTTCTCTAATCGTTGAAAATGACCTGGCTATTGATTCTTTTGAGCCTAAACCGTTTTGGAAGGTAGAACTGATTGATGATATAGGGACAATCTTCAAAAACAACACCAAATTTGAGACCCTAGAGAGCGCACAGGAGGCTCTAAAGGTTCTTGGGGGATATTCGGTCGTTCAATCTATTCAAAGCGAAAATAAGGCGGTTTCTGCGCCAAATTTATACCATTTGACAAGTCTTCAATCAGAAATGAGTAAGAAATATCACTTTGATTCAGCTTATACCCTTGAAATAGCTCAAAAGCTCTATCAAAAAGGGGTTACGTCTTATCCACGTACTGACCACAAATTGATTACCCCTAATGAATTTGAATACCTGGTTAAACACCTTGACGATTATAAAGCTATCCTGGGTATTGAAGCTGATTTACCTAACGTTAAGCCACGGAAGAAGTATGTGCAAGATAAACAGATGGAACACTATGCCATCATCCCAACGGAAAACATGTCAGACGTGAGTTCACTTGAAGGAGATGAAAAAATCATCTATACGGAAATCCTCAAGAGAACGCTCTTGATGTTTGCTTCTGATTACCGTTACCAAGCAACACAAGTGACACTTGATAACAATGGGAATACCTTCAGCGCTAAAGGAAATGTGATGACTAATGAGGGGTGGACAGAACTAGCTGAAAAGGAAAATAAGGATTCCGTCTTACCTATCTACCAGGAGGGGGCTAGAATAGCCACTGAAGCCCAAATTAAGGAAGATAAGACAAAACCACCTGCAAGGCTAACAGAAAGCAGTCTGCTTGATGACGTGCTTCCTAAGTACAATTTAGGAACACCTGCAACACGAGCAGGCATCATTAAGACCATTATTGACCGTGACTATATCACACGTGACAAGAAGACAGGTCAACTTTTCCCAACAGATAGGGGGAAAATGCTTGTCCTTTTCCTTGATAATCTTGAAGTGATGTACACCAATCCTGAAACAACTGGAAAGTGGGAAACAGCCCTTCAGTTAGTTGGTCAAGGTCAAAAGTCTAAAGATTGGTTTATCGAGCAAACCAAAAAAGCCATAAGAGCACAATTAGAGAAAGGAGCAGGATAG
- a CDS encoding LPXTG cell wall anchor domain-containing protein, whose amino-acid sequence MKKWTKLITLSSVAVLASASPLTAFADENAPVTSDVPAVVTTPEVPTDTSSAPSDDTVVPTVPETPTEAPSTPEDNTVVPTDPNVTVPSTSEPAETTPSTEVTPPSTEETSLPSTEDNSASEPSSTEAPDQDADTTTEPKTSEPAENTVTVPTIDGGSTTLTPDVTVPTNNPNISAQTAVDAGASQVGTTSTVTGQVVSNVAPSAPVYTNTGYQIVATQDSQVIVAYSDGSTSTLAPEAVGGTVNADKTISITDQSGEMKTLPHTGEKEEALMTLAGTSILAGLMAYFFKKRTLKSN is encoded by the coding sequence AAAATGGACAAAACTTATCACTTTATCATCAGTAGCGGTGCTTGCTTCAGCCAGCCCTTTAACGGCATTTGCAGATGAAAACGCCCCTGTAACGTCTGATGTGCCTGCGGTTGTGACCACGCCTGAAGTGCCAACGGATACCTCTTCAGCGCCTTCAGATGATACCGTTGTTCCAACTGTTCCTGAAACCCCAACTGAAGCACCAAGCACACCTGAAGATAATACTGTTGTTCCTACTGACCCTAACGTGACTGTTCCATCTACAAGTGAGCCTGCGGAAACAACCCCTTCAACTGAAGTCACACCGCCATCAACTGAAGAGACCTCTCTTCCTTCGACTGAAGACAATTCAGCCAGTGAGCCATCTTCAACTGAAGCACCAGACCAGGATGCTGACACGACAACTGAACCAAAAACAAGTGAGCCTGCGGAAAACACCGTGACCGTTCCAACAATTGACGGTGGGTCAACGACTCTGACTCCTGATGTCACTGTTCCAACTAACAATCCTAATATTTCAGCTCAAACAGCAGTAGATGCAGGAGCTAGTCAAGTTGGTACAACTTCAACTGTCACAGGTCAAGTGGTCTCAAATGTAGCCCCATCAGCACCCGTTTATACAAACACAGGCTATCAGATTGTGGCAACACAAGATAGTCAAGTGATTGTTGCTTATTCAGATGGTTCAACAAGCACCCTTGCCCCTGAAGCAGTGGGAGGGACAGTTAATGCTGATAAGACCATCAGCATCACAGACCAATCAGGTGAAATGAAGACCTTGCCACACACGGGCGAGAAAGAAGAAGCGTTGATGACTCTTGCAGGGACAAGTATTCTTGCAGGACTGATGGCGTATTTCTTCAAGAAAAGAACACTTAAAAGCAACTAA
- a CDS encoding helical hairpin domain-containing protein, which yields MVVTKVKQIKSVNKLSDGLKYIEDGAKTIGTELIDSDLNFPVKVVDGQIVSQLVSGNLVIDIESAFSEFMMLKQLANLEKGRPINNEELVKNDVLAHHIIQSFSPEDNLTPEQVHEIGRKTALELTGGSHQFVIATHMDKGHLHNHIYINSTNSVTLNKFRWQKGTALSLFNISNKYADLYGAKILERKNQFGHKEYSAYQKENVFKLEIKSRLEFLLKHSVNLSDFQEKAKALNLAVDFSGKYAKYKLLDKDQKRNTRDSTLSKKGRYSLEQIQERLAKNEIVHPLESIKSEYDKLQAEKAEDFEIRVKIEPWQVEHETDTGIYLQMQYGIANQGTVKIPSRLVDKQDDGSFDVFIKKSDFFYFINPDNSASNKFMKGSTLINQLAYESGEYILTKNPNISKLDLLVKEYNYLVSHNVSDSDQFHELRDRFIAQIEETQDSLERLDDKVERLNKIASALEDIHSESPIDAKVAYQVLEELNISASVNPKEIEKQVVEVSIERKALKEKFDSIVKDFTQYEKLEKHAQARRQEISHQTKAPEEMER from the coding sequence TTGGTAGTCACAAAGGTTAAACAGATAAAATCGGTCAATAAATTATCTGATGGTCTCAAGTATATTGAAGATGGTGCTAAAACGATTGGGACAGAATTGATTGATTCTGATTTGAATTTTCCTGTTAAGGTTGTAGATGGTCAGATTGTTTCTCAATTAGTATCAGGTAATCTAGTGATTGATATTGAGTCGGCTTTTTCAGAATTTATGATGTTGAAACAACTTGCCAACTTGGAAAAAGGCAGACCAATCAATAATGAGGAGTTGGTCAAAAATGACGTTTTAGCCCACCACATTATTCAATCATTTTCCCCTGAAGATAATCTGACACCTGAACAGGTACATGAAATTGGACGAAAGACGGCACTTGAGTTGACAGGTGGAAGTCATCAATTTGTGATTGCCACTCACATGGACAAGGGGCATCTACACAATCACATTTATATCAATTCCACTAATTCTGTCACACTGAATAAGTTTAGATGGCAAAAAGGAACTGCGTTGAGTCTTTTCAATATTTCAAATAAATATGCTGACCTGTACGGTGCTAAAATTCTTGAACGTAAGAATCAATTTGGTCACAAAGAATACTCAGCTTATCAGAAAGAAAATGTCTTCAAATTAGAAATCAAGTCCCGTCTTGAATTTTTGCTGAAGCACTCAGTCAACCTATCGGATTTTCAAGAAAAGGCAAAGGCGCTTAATCTTGCAGTGGACTTTTCGGGCAAATATGCCAAGTATAAATTACTTGATAAAGACCAAAAGAGAAATACCCGTGACAGCACCTTGTCAAAAAAGGGACGTTACTCTTTGGAACAAATTCAAGAGCGACTAGCTAAAAATGAAATCGTGCATCCGCTAGAGTCAATTAAAAGCGAGTATGACAAATTACAAGCCGAAAAAGCTGAAGATTTTGAAATCAGGGTCAAGATTGAACCGTGGCAGGTCGAGCATGAAACAGACACAGGGATTTATCTTCAAATGCAGTATGGGATAGCCAATCAAGGAACAGTTAAAATTCCAAGTCGCTTAGTTGATAAACAGGATGACGGGAGCTTTGATGTCTTTATCAAGAAATCTGATTTTTTCTATTTCATCAATCCTGACAATTCAGCTAGTAACAAATTTATGAAAGGGTCAACGCTTATCAATCAGCTTGCTTATGAGAGTGGAGAATATATCTTGACCAAGAACCCTAATATTTCCAAGTTGGATTTACTGGTCAAGGAATATAATTACTTAGTCAGTCATAATGTATCTGATTCTGACCAGTTTCATGAACTACGTGACCGCTTCATTGCTCAAATTGAAGAAACACAAGATTCATTAGAGAGGCTTGATGACAAAGTGGAACGCTTGAACAAAATTGCTTCAGCGCTTGAAGATATTCATTCAGAAAGTCCGATTGATGCAAAAGTAGCTTATCAAGTTTTGGAAGAACTCAATATTTCAGCTTCAGTCAATCCAAAAGAGATTGAAAAACAGGTTGTTGAGGTTTCAATCGAACGGAAAGCCCTGAAGGAAAAATTTGATAGTATTGTTAAAGACTTTACTCAATATGAAAAACTTGAGAAACACGCTCAAGCAAGAAGACAAGAAATTTCTCATCAGACAAAAGCCCCTGAAGAAATGGAAAGATAG
- a CDS encoding PBECR4 domain-containing protein produces the protein MASIEELKQLSILEVAESLGMQLHRTGSHTYAWQEHDSFAINTRDNYFNWFARSTGGDVIKMVQVVQEETSGQAVSFKQAKHFLEDGSFDAVDVTAIPEKEPFHYYLEPYETEFKEGREYLKDVRGLSDETIDFFAEKGVLSQATKKTGDYFEPVLVFKSLDTQNEIIGASLQGIRENLDLYERGRLKQIMRASDGLTGMHVDIGTPSRLIFAEAPIDLMSYYELKKDTLKDVRLVAMDGLKESTVSRHVAELLSEVGELNGEVDQEKKSSFLADMARVTTFFEDGKHQDLITLAVDNDEAGHTFIERLTAKQIEVTLDLPPIAEDQDKMDWNDYLKEVKTPSAVETQEKAPDRSQEPSNTGGELFNRNFSSLETEVSGIALQPEESKTQPDFPANVQLHFNIDKSVKSSYRLRGGYKYPEDKDIRTLNNYADSLQRSAQQYLDSFSNQKIIYAFNEDDQLNFLEVGFEKRHWMHLTGIMPIYDEHLPSVAEKFIDEVASGHLSFQNVTLGQGYNDKIKVLPMLPELLDSKAFTFNDLSSVQKFKRLELEKGIKPENEDLILALKMDDNSAVPASLMKLTHKAYQTIEPSQRTVLGVFAEKDNQIKTLSINHDFIKDDGKEMLETLRKSREIEPLKDEPNLKHGGLTMPTNQDLNLRNRFDQILREEEERKKDQARKDERERDSDGDGISDEVEKNQGTSPYNADTDGDGKSDNEEIGYGSNPLDVNHPNNQNQSSSAPTRSVAELIEAKDSKGLSQVLREGVKSYFESDTYKQYLTTMSKFHNYSPGNIQLIYMQNPEATHVASFKKWKDDFERNVNKGEKALRIFAPIILKKKDPKTHEPLLDENGNEQTYTSFKLVPVFDISQTNGKELAKPIYELEGTYEDYGNLYKSAKEVSEANGVPLSFSDDTGRAKGYYSPTNNEIVIKKGLSEQHTLKTIFHEMAHSDLHNMEKIQENPLKRSTAELQAESVAFVVASHYGLDTSDYSFGYLANWTDDPQGLTDLEGQIKIVQKEANSLISRIDKALEKYQSKEVTKDVFQDKINRLKQEAKEKPVEAKKEEQAKDEPKKAQKSDNEMNL, from the coding sequence ATGGCAAGTATCGAAGAACTGAAGCAGTTATCCATTTTAGAGGTAGCTGAGAGCCTAGGAATGCAACTACACAGAACAGGAAGCCATACTTACGCCTGGCAAGAGCATGATTCCTTTGCCATCAATACCAGGGATAACTATTTCAATTGGTTTGCCCGTTCTACTGGTGGTGATGTGATAAAAATGGTCCAGGTTGTCCAAGAGGAAACGTCAGGACAAGCCGTTTCTTTTAAGCAAGCAAAGCATTTCTTGGAAGATGGGAGCTTTGATGCAGTGGATGTGACTGCAATCCCTGAAAAAGAACCCTTTCATTATTATCTTGAACCCTATGAAACAGAGTTTAAAGAGGGGAGAGAATACCTGAAGGATGTCAGGGGCTTGTCTGATGAGACGATCGATTTTTTCGCAGAAAAAGGCGTCTTATCACAAGCCACTAAAAAGACGGGTGACTACTTTGAACCTGTCCTAGTTTTCAAGAGTCTGGACACTCAAAATGAAATTATAGGGGCTTCTTTGCAAGGGATAAGGGAAAACTTAGACTTGTACGAAAGAGGGCGCTTAAAACAAATTATGAGGGCATCAGATGGCTTGACAGGGATGCACGTTGATATTGGGACACCATCTCGTCTAATCTTTGCAGAAGCCCCAATAGACCTAATGAGTTACTATGAACTCAAAAAGGACACCCTGAAGGATGTCCGATTAGTTGCTATGGATGGCTTAAAAGAATCAACTGTGAGTCGTCACGTGGCGGAACTCTTATCTGAAGTTGGTGAACTTAATGGCGAGGTTGACCAGGAGAAAAAATCTTCCTTCCTGGCTGATATGGCTAGAGTAACCACTTTCTTTGAAGATGGAAAACACCAGGATTTAATTACCCTTGCCGTTGATAATGATGAAGCAGGTCATACCTTTATTGAGCGCCTGACTGCTAAACAAATTGAAGTCACCCTTGACCTTCCACCAATAGCAGAAGACCAGGACAAAATGGACTGGAATGATTACTTGAAAGAAGTTAAGACACCTTCAGCAGTTGAGACACAAGAAAAAGCTCCTGACCGAAGTCAAGAGCCATCTAACACTGGGGGCGAATTGTTCAATCGCAATTTCAGTTCTTTAGAAACCGAAGTTTCAGGGATAGCACTGCAACCCGAAGAGTCAAAGACTCAACCTGATTTTCCTGCCAATGTTCAATTACATTTTAACATTGACAAGTCAGTTAAGTCAAGTTATAGGCTACGTGGTGGCTACAAATATCCTGAAGATAAGGACATAAGGACTCTAAACAACTATGCGGATAGTTTGCAACGGTCAGCCCAACAGTATTTAGATAGTTTTTCCAACCAAAAAATCATTTATGCTTTTAACGAAGATGACCAACTTAACTTTTTAGAGGTCGGCTTTGAAAAGAGACACTGGATGCACCTGACAGGAATAATGCCAATCTATGATGAACACTTACCTTCAGTTGCTGAGAAATTTATTGATGAAGTGGCTTCAGGTCATCTGTCATTTCAGAATGTGACACTTGGTCAAGGCTATAACGATAAAATCAAAGTCTTGCCAATGTTACCTGAGCTGTTAGACTCCAAAGCCTTCACCTTTAACGACTTAAGTTCGGTCCAAAAGTTTAAACGCTTGGAGCTAGAAAAAGGAATTAAACCCGAAAATGAAGACCTCATTTTAGCTCTAAAAATGGATGACAATTCAGCCGTTCCTGCTTCATTGATGAAGCTAACTCATAAAGCCTATCAGACGATTGAGCCATCTCAAAGAACGGTATTAGGTGTGTTTGCTGAAAAGGATAATCAGATTAAAACACTATCCATCAATCATGATTTTATCAAGGATGATGGAAAAGAAATGCTTGAGACTTTGCGAAAAAGTCGAGAGATAGAACCCCTTAAAGATGAACCAAATTTAAAACATGGAGGATTAACAATGCCAACTAATCAAGACTTAAATTTAAGAAATCGTTTTGACCAAATTCTCAGAGAAGAAGAGGAGAGAAAGAAAGACCAGGCACGAAAAGATGAGCGTGAACGTGATTCAGATGGTGATGGGATTTCTGATGAAGTTGAAAAAAATCAAGGCACAAGTCCTTACAATGCTGATACAGATGGGGATGGAAAATCCGATAATGAAGAAATTGGTTACGGTTCAAATCCTTTAGATGTTAACCATCCAAACAATCAAAATCAATCCTCTTCAGCTCCAACAAGAAGTGTTGCAGAATTGATTGAAGCAAAAGATAGCAAGGGTCTTTCTCAGGTTTTAAGAGAAGGAGTCAAAAGTTATTTTGAGTCTGATACCTACAAACAATACTTGACCACCATGAGCAAGTTTCACAATTATTCCCCTGGGAATATTCAGTTGATTTACATGCAAAATCCTGAAGCTACACACGTGGCATCTTTTAAAAAATGGAAAGATGACTTTGAAAGAAATGTCAATAAGGGTGAAAAAGCCTTACGGATTTTTGCGCCAATTATTCTTAAAAAGAAAGACCCTAAAACGCATGAACCCCTTCTTGATGAAAATGGAAATGAACAAACCTACACGTCCTTTAAACTTGTTCCTGTCTTTGATATTTCCCAAACAAACGGAAAAGAATTAGCTAAACCCATCTATGAACTCGAAGGTACTTATGAAGATTATGGCAATCTTTATAAGTCAGCTAAAGAGGTTTCGGAAGCTAATGGCGTTCCCCTTTCTTTCAGTGATGATACAGGAAGGGCAAAAGGGTATTACTCACCAACCAACAATGAAATTGTTATTAAGAAGGGACTATCGGAGCAACATACGCTTAAAACCATTTTCCATGAAATGGCACATTCTGACTTGCACAACATGGAAAAAATTCAAGAAAATCCACTAAAAAGAAGTACCGCAGAATTACAAGCTGAGTCAGTTGCTTTTGTCGTTGCTAGTCACTATGGACTTGATACGAGTGATTATAGTTTTGGATATTTAGCGAACTGGACGGATGACCCTCAAGGTCTGACTGACCTAGAAGGTCAAATTAAAATTGTACAAAAAGAAGCTAATAGCCTGATTTCAAGAATTGATAAAGCCCTTGAAAAGTATCAAAGTAAAGAAGTTACAAAAGATGTTTTTCAAGATAAAATTAACCGCTTGAAACAAGAAGCTAAAGAAAAACCCGTTGAAGCTAAAAAGGAAGAGCAGGCGAAAGACGAGCCAAAAAAAGCGCAGAAGAGCGACAACGAGATGAACCTGTAA
- a CDS encoding VirD4-like conjugal transfer protein, CD1115 family, whose protein sequence is MVTEQKKRNFFIYLIVGLILFYVVHWLVKLYDLAPATEGVIFFDEARLDWMRANWSSKSLIDFSFTQSSLYGGGIAFFIVLMFYFRVNDKGRYRYGEEHGSARYATSKEIASFRDKEPENDMIFSQNGRMGLFNKRLPFNRQLNKNTLTVGPPGDGKTFTFVKPNLMQMNSSFVITDPKGLLVRETGKMLEANGYKIKVFDLVNLTNSNQFNVFHYMHDELDIDRVASAIKEGTKVSDNIGEDFWNKAEILLMRALIGYLYFDGKVLGKYEPNIGQVSDLLRNIQREDEDIPSPVERMFEELEEELPGNYANRQWELFIKNAEGKTASSVRFISSTVFSSFDHEAVRKLTARDSMEMEKWQTEKTAVFIAIPETDKSFNFIATTMFAMMFRQLPMTADEILQGNHPTCEPEDLLHIRLILDEFANFGRFPNFTETLSSVRSREISIDIIIQAISQLKTLYKDQWETIFNNCATLVYLGTNDKETMNYFSMRSGKQTINVKNQSQTRGAQGSSSQSIQTIQRDLLTPDEVARIGVDEALIFISKQNVFRDKKTNVLQHPRAKELANSPSDGNWYRYIRTMSDMDDWDANVNHDRVINTTEKQVLEADLPFSLAS, encoded by the coding sequence ATGGTTACTGAACAGAAAAAACGAAACTTCTTTATCTATCTGATTGTCGGGCTGATTCTCTTTTATGTGGTGCATTGGTTGGTTAAACTTTATGACCTAGCTCCTGCGACTGAAGGAGTCATCTTTTTTGATGAAGCCCGTTTAGACTGGATGAGGGCTAACTGGTCAAGCAAGTCTTTGATTGATTTTTCATTCACTCAATCTAGCCTATACGGTGGGGGGATTGCTTTTTTTATCGTCTTGATGTTTTACTTTCGAGTCAACGACAAAGGGCGTTACCGCTACGGAGAGGAACACGGGTCGGCACGTTACGCAACGAGTAAGGAGATAGCTTCCTTCAGAGATAAAGAACCTGAAAATGATATGATTTTCAGCCAAAATGGACGGATGGGGTTATTTAATAAGCGCCTTCCTTTCAACCGTCAACTCAACAAAAATACTTTGACGGTTGGTCCGCCTGGTGATGGTAAAACCTTTACCTTTGTAAAGCCAAACCTGATGCAGATGAACAGTTCATTTGTCATCACAGACCCTAAAGGACTTCTTGTCCGAGAAACAGGTAAGATGCTTGAAGCTAACGGCTATAAAATCAAGGTCTTTGACCTGGTAAACCTGACTAATTCTAATCAGTTTAATGTCTTTCACTATATGCACGATGAATTAGATATTGATAGGGTTGCTTCTGCTATTAAGGAAGGGACAAAAGTTTCAGACAACATAGGAGAAGACTTTTGGAACAAGGCTGAAATTCTTTTGATGCGTGCTTTGATAGGCTATCTCTATTTTGATGGTAAAGTTTTAGGAAAATATGAGCCAAATATCGGTCAGGTTTCAGATTTGCTTCGAAATATCCAACGTGAAGACGAGGATATTCCAAGTCCAGTTGAAAGAATGTTTGAAGAGTTAGAGGAGGAATTACCAGGTAATTATGCAAACAGACAATGGGAACTATTTATTAAAAATGCTGAAGGAAAGACAGCTAGTTCAGTTAGATTTATCTCTTCAACAGTTTTTTCATCTTTTGACCATGAAGCAGTAAGGAAACTGACTGCCCGTGACTCAATGGAAATGGAAAAATGGCAGACGGAGAAAACAGCGGTCTTTATTGCAATCCCTGAAACAGACAAATCTTTCAACTTTATTGCAACTACCATGTTTGCCATGATGTTTAGGCAACTACCAATGACCGCCGATGAAATTCTTCAGGGGAATCACCCCACTTGTGAACCTGAAGACCTACTCCATATTAGACTTATCTTAGATGAGTTTGCCAACTTTGGACGATTTCCAAATTTTACAGAAACGCTCTCTTCAGTTCGTTCACGTGAAATTTCTATTGATATTATCATTCAGGCTATCAGCCAACTGAAAACACTTTATAAAGACCAGTGGGAAACTATCTTCAATAACTGCGCTACCCTGGTTTACCTGGGAACAAATGACAAGGAAACAATGAATTACTTCTCCATGCGGAGTGGTAAACAGACTATCAATGTCAAGAATCAGTCCCAAACCAGGGGGGCGCAAGGCTCAAGCAGTCAGTCTATTCAAACCATCCAACGTGACCTCTTGACACCTGATGAGGTTGCCCGTATAGGAGTTGATGAAGCACTTATCTTCATCTCAAAACAAAATGTCTTCAGGGATAAGAAGACCAACGTTCTTCAGCATCCACGGGCAAAAGAACTGGCAAATAGCCCAAGTGATGGTAATTGGTATCGTTACATTCGCACCATGTCAGATATGGATGATTGGGATGCTAACGTGAACCATGATAGGGTGATTAACACCACAGAAAAACAAGTCTTAGAAGCTGACTTGCCTTTTAGTCTAGCTTCTTAA
- a CDS encoding transcriptional regulator, whose amino-acid sequence MNDTIETTLLLNLFYFENGTYTRNENFIEAKRRKAIALLDEDADELKAIDPDLAQEYAETISYLETLSDEEYQTKKEELLQQVEVN is encoded by the coding sequence ATGAATGACACAATCGAAACAACTTTACTTTTGAACCTATTCTATTTTGAGAATGGCACATACACCAGGAATGAAAATTTTATCGAAGCCAAGCGCAGAAAAGCTATTGCTCTTTTAGATGAAGATGCTGACGAGCTAAAAGCTATTGACCCTGACTTAGCTCAAGAATATGCTGAGACAATCAGCTATCTTGAAACTCTTTCTGATGAAGAGTATCAAACCAAAAAAGAAGAATTACTTCAACAAGTTGAAGTCAATTAA